Genomic window (Elstera cyanobacteriorum):
CATGTTCTTGTGGCTGTCGAAGAACAGGCCGGACGGTGGCAGTTTTTGGTGCAACCGGGTTGCGCTGCCGAAACGGGCGGGGAATAGTTCCCGGGCTTTCGGGGGGAAAGCCGGATCGGGCAAACCACGGCCCGGCCCATCGGGCGACAAGAAGAAAGGGGTCCAACCCATCATGGCGACGCTTCTGTTTACGCATTCAGCCTGTCTTGCCCACGAGCCAGGGCCGCATCACCCGGAAAGCCCGGCGCGGTTGCAGGCGATCCTAACCCGTTTGGAGGCGCCGGAGTTCGCCCCGCTCGTTCGGCGCGACGCGCCCTTGGCAACCGTCGACCAACTCGCGTTGGCCCATCCGCGCGATTATGTCGACGGTATGTTGGCCGCGATGCCCGATCCGGTGGACGGTCAGCCGCCCCGCACCTTGCCGATTGATACCGATACGATTGCCTCCCCCGGCACCAAGCAGGCGGCGCTGCGGGCGGCGGGGGCCGTCTGCGCGGCGGTCGATGCGGTGATGGCGGGGGAGGGGGCGAATGCTTTCTGCGCCATTCGCCCGCCGGGGCATCACGCCGAACCGCGCCAGCCGATGGGGTTTTGCTTTTTCAATAATGTCGCCGTCGGCGCCGCTTACGCGCGGGCGCAGTATGGGCTGCGCCGGGTGGCCGTGATTGATTTCGATGTGCATCACGGCAATGGTACGCAGGCGATTTTCGACGCTGATCCGGCGGTTTTCTTCGGCTCCACCCATCAATTCCCGCTCTATCCGGGGACGGGGGCGCGCAATGAGCGGGGCGTTGGGAATATCGTCAATGCGCCGCTGGCGCCGGGGGCGGGGTCGAGCGATTTCCGCCATGCGTTTTCCGAGCATATTTTGCCCGCCCTGTCCGAATTTTCGCCCGATTTCATCTTTATCTCGGCGGGGTTCGACGCCCACGCCCATGATCCGATGGCTTCCCTGGGGCTGTTCGAGCCGGATTATCAGTGGGTCACCCGTGAAATTCTGCGGATTGCGGCCTATGTGTGTGACGGGCGGGTTGTTTCGACCCTTGAGGGCGGGTATGACCTTGAGTCCCTGGCCGAAAGCACCGCCGTTCATGTGGCGGCACTGATGGCGGCGGGCGAGGTTAGTTGAGAGGGTGTAAGGCGGAATGAGCGACGATATTGCAGGCTTGAGCTTCGAAGACGCGATGGCGCAACTGGAAGCCATCGTGCGCGATCTCGAATCGGGCAAGGGAAAGCTCGATGATGCCGTCGGTGCCTATGATCGCGGCGTGCGCCTGCGCCGCCACTGCGAAGCCAAGCTGGCCGAAGCCCAGGCCAAGATCGATAAAATCGTTGCCGGGCCCGAGGGGGCTGTGGGGACGGAGCCGTTCGAGAATGCCTAATCTCGACGGGCGCTCGCTTGAGCTGCAAACCGCGATGGCGGATGTCGCGACCGAGGTTCATGCCGTCCTCGACCGGCTGGTACCGGATGGCGGCGGCGAAACGGGGGAAGCCCGGCTGGCGGCGGCCATGCGCTATGCGGTGTTGGGCGGCGGCAAGCGGCTACGCCCGTTCCTAGTCGTCGAATCGGCGAGCCTGTTCAAAGTCGCCCCCATGGCGGCGCTGCGGGTCGCGGCGGCGATCGAGATGCTGCACACCTATTCGCTGATCCACGACGATCTTCCAGCGATGGACGACGCCGAACTGCGTCGGGGCCGCCCGACCGTTCATCGCATGTACGATGAAGCAACGGCGATCCTGGCCGGGGATGCCCTGCTCACCCGCGCGTTCGAAGTGCTGGCCGATCCGGCCGTGCACGGCGATCCCGGTGTGCGGATCGAGCTCGTGAAGGAACTTGCCCAGGCGGCGGGTATCGCAGGCATGTGCGGCGGCCAGATGATGGATTTGCAGGCCGAAACGGAAAGCCTGCCGCTCGAAATCGGCGCGATCACCCGGCTGCAACGGCTTAAGACCGGCGCGATCATCGCCTTTTCCTGCGAAGCCGGGGCGATTTTAGGCAAGGCCGCGCCGCAGTTGCGCCACGCGCTGAACGCCTATGCCCATGATCTCGGCCTGGCGTTTCAGATCGCCGACGATCTGCTCGATATCGAAGGCAGCGCCGCCGAAACCGGGAAGGATACCGGTAAGGATAGCGCCGCCAATAAGGCAACCTTCGTGTCGATCCTGGGGGTGGAGCGCGCCCGCGCCCAAGCCCTGTTGCTGGCTGATCAAGCCTGCCAGCATCTCGATCCGTTCGGCGCGGCGGCGGACCGTCTGCGCGACGTTGCCCGCTTCGTGATCGAGCGTAAGTCCTAAAGCCCCTAGCCCCGACCGGGACGCCATCATGCCTTCGACCCCGCTTCTCGATTCCCTCGCCCTGCCCGACGGTCTGCGCACGCTGGATGCCGACGCGCTACGGGAGGTAGCGGCGGAGGTTCGGGAAGAAATGATCGATGCCGTCAGCCAAACTGGCGGCCATCTGGGCGCGGGGCTGGGTGTGGTCGAACTCACGGTGGCGCTGCATGCGGTCTTTCAGACGCCGCACGACCGCTTGATCTGGGACGTGGGGCATCAGGCCTACCCGCATAAGATCCTGACCGGACGGCGCGACCGTATCCGCACGCTGCGCCAGGGCGGCGGCCTGTCGGGCTTTACCCGCCGGTCGGAAAGCGTGTTCGATCCGTTTGGCACGGCCCATAGCTCCACCTCCATTTCCGCTGGTCTCGGCATGGCCGTAGCCCGCGATTTGAAGGAAGAGCAGCGCAATGTCATCGCCGTGATCGGTGACGGCGCGATGAGTGCGGGCATGGCCTATGAGGCGATGAATAACGCCGGGGCGATGCGCTCCCGCCTCGTCGTCATTCTTAATGATAATGATATGTCGATCGCCCGCCCGGTCGGGGCGATGAGCGCGTATCTATCGAAGCTGATTTCCTCCAAACCCTATCGCTCGCTGCGCCATCTCGCCAAGGATGTCGCCCAGGCTTTAGGGCCGACAGTGACGCGGGCAGCGCGCAAGGCCGAAGAATATGCGCGCGGCATGGTCGCGGGCGGCACCCTGTTCGAAGAATTGGGCTTCTATTACATCGGCCCGATCGACGGCCATAACCTCGATCATCTGCTGCCGGTCTTGCGCAACGTCCGCGATACGCCCAACGAAGGGCCGGTGCTGATCCACTGTGTGACGCAAAAAGGCCGGGGCTATAAGCCCGCCGAAGAGGCCGCCGATAAGTATCACGGCGTCAGCAAGTTCGACGTGCTGACGGGGGCGCAGGCCAAGCCCGCCAGCAATGTGCCGACCTATACCGAAGTTTTCTCGCGCGGGCTGATCGCCGAAGCGCAGGCCGATAGTCGCATCGTCGCGATCACGGCAGCGATGCCGTCCGGCACCGGTCTGTCGGGCTTTGCCAAACTGTTCCCCAAGCGCACGTTTGACGTGGGGATTGCCGAACAGCACGCGGTAACCTTTGCCGCCGGGCTGGCCTGCGAGGGGTTGAAGCCCTTCTGCGCCATCTATTCCACCTTCCTGCAACGGGCCTATGATCAGGTCGTGCATGATGTGGCGATCCAGAACCTGCCGGTGCGCTTTGCCATTGACCGCGCCGGGCTGGTGGGGGCCGATGGCGCCACCCACGCGGGCAGTTTCGATACGGCTTTCCTGGGCGCGGTCCCCAATATGGTGCTGATGGCCGCCGCCGACGAAGTGGAACTGCTGCATATGGTGGCGACCGCCGCCGCCTATGACGACGGCCCCATCGCCTTCCGCTACCCGCGCGGCGAGGGGGTTGGACTTGATCTGCCGGAGCGCGGCTCGGTGCTGCCGATTGGCAAGGGCCGGGTGCTGCGG
Coding sequences:
- a CDS encoding polyprenyl synthetase family protein gives rise to the protein MPNLDGRSLELQTAMADVATEVHAVLDRLVPDGGGETGEARLAAAMRYAVLGGGKRLRPFLVVESASLFKVAPMAALRVAAAIEMLHTYSLIHDDLPAMDDAELRRGRPTVHRMYDEATAILAGDALLTRAFEVLADPAVHGDPGVRIELVKELAQAAGIAGMCGGQMMDLQAETESLPLEIGAITRLQRLKTGAIIAFSCEAGAILGKAAPQLRHALNAYAHDLGLAFQIADDLLDIEGSAAETGKDTGKDSAANKATFVSILGVERARAQALLLADQACQHLDPFGAAADRLRDVARFVIERKS
- a CDS encoding exodeoxyribonuclease VII small subunit; amino-acid sequence: MSDDIAGLSFEDAMAQLEAIVRDLESGKGKLDDAVGAYDRGVRLRRHCEAKLAEAQAKIDKIVAGPEGAVGTEPFENA
- the dxs gene encoding 1-deoxy-D-xylulose-5-phosphate synthase, whose amino-acid sequence is MPSTPLLDSLALPDGLRTLDADALREVAAEVREEMIDAVSQTGGHLGAGLGVVELTVALHAVFQTPHDRLIWDVGHQAYPHKILTGRRDRIRTLRQGGGLSGFTRRSESVFDPFGTAHSSTSISAGLGMAVARDLKEEQRNVIAVIGDGAMSAGMAYEAMNNAGAMRSRLVVILNDNDMSIARPVGAMSAYLSKLISSKPYRSLRHLAKDVAQALGPTVTRAARKAEEYARGMVAGGTLFEELGFYYIGPIDGHNLDHLLPVLRNVRDTPNEGPVLIHCVTQKGRGYKPAEEAADKYHGVSKFDVLTGAQAKPASNVPTYTEVFSRGLIAEAQADSRIVAITAAMPSGTGLSGFAKLFPKRTFDVGIAEQHAVTFAAGLACEGLKPFCAIYSTFLQRAYDQVVHDVAIQNLPVRFAIDRAGLVGADGATHAGSFDTAFLGAVPNMVLMAAADEVELLHMVATAAAYDDGPIAFRYPRGEGVGLDLPERGSVLPIGKGRVLREGGRAAILSYGTRLAEVLVAADLLAQRGLSVTIADARFAKPLDTALVDRLAREHEVLVTVEEGSVGGFGSLVLHHLAVSGGLDRGLRVRPMVLPDSFIDHESPAKQYEEAGLSARQIAVTVEQALSGSAAPALRA
- a CDS encoding histone deacetylase family protein; the encoded protein is MATLLFTHSACLAHEPGPHHPESPARLQAILTRLEAPEFAPLVRRDAPLATVDQLALAHPRDYVDGMLAAMPDPVDGQPPRTLPIDTDTIASPGTKQAALRAAGAVCAAVDAVMAGEGANAFCAIRPPGHHAEPRQPMGFCFFNNVAVGAAYARAQYGLRRVAVIDFDVHHGNGTQAIFDADPAVFFGSTHQFPLYPGTGARNERGVGNIVNAPLAPGAGSSDFRHAFSEHILPALSEFSPDFIFISAGFDAHAHDPMASLGLFEPDYQWVTREILRIAAYVCDGRVVSTLEGGYDLESLAESTAVHVAALMAAGEVS